A window of Onychostoma macrolepis isolate SWU-2019 chromosome 01, ASM1243209v1, whole genome shotgun sequence contains these coding sequences:
- the LOC131545401 gene encoding ly6/PLAUR domain-containing protein 1-like: MRRCATLLMIALTAGMSAALQIQCYQCEDVHQDDCSSPEFIVNCTVNVQDMCQKEVLVMEDGIHYRKSCASSGACLIASSGYQQFCTGKLNSVCITCCNTPLCNGPRHKRRAASPACRPSVSRYAGPLLGLMQLYLCSH, from the exons ATGCGGCGGTGTGCGACTCTACTGATGATCGCGCTGACGGCGG gcATGAGTGCAGCGCTGCAGATCCAGTGCTATCAGTGTGAAGACGTTCATCAGGACGACTGCTCCTCGCCAGAGTTCATCGTCAACTGCACCGTCAACGTGCAGGACATGTGTCAGAAGGAAGTGCTGGTCATGGAGGACG GGATTCATTACAGGAAGTCGTGTGCGTCGTCGGGGGCATGTCTGATCGCGTCGTCGGGCTATCAGCAGTTCTGCACTGGAAAGCTAAACTCCGTCTGCATCACCTGCTGCAACACGCCGCTCTGCAACGGCCCACGGCACAAGAGAAGAGCGGCATCCCCTGCCTGCAGACCCTCCGTCAGCCGCTACGCCGGCCCGCTGCTTGGCCTCATGCAGCTCTACCTCTGCTCGcactga